A single window of Synechococcus sp. CBW1004 DNA harbors:
- a CDS encoding ISAs1 family transposase, translating into MQESASAATDLDLISYLRSIPEARRRRGIRFPAWYLLLVAVLGILSGCQSLRDLERFAIRHHAVLTEALGVELRRPPSDSSFRYFFQQVDVPALCGAIRDWTIAQIPGGAADLDQLVCDGKTLRGSIEPTAGGGSAFIAQVTLYSAALGVAISQACYATGENHERAVLRQLLGELDLEGVLIQADALHTQRPFFGNSRSRGPTSS; encoded by the coding sequence GTGCAGGAAAGCGCTTCCGCCGCAACCGATCTCGACCTGATCAGCTATCTGAGGTCGATCCCCGAAGCGCGGAGGCGGCGCGGGATTCGGTTTCCAGCCTGGTACCTGCTGCTGGTGGCCGTGCTCGGGATCCTGAGTGGCTGCCAGAGCTTGCGGGATCTGGAGCGGTTTGCCATCCGGCACCACGCCGTGCTCACCGAGGCGCTGGGCGTGGAGCTGCGGCGGCCGCCATCTGATTCCTCGTTCCGCTACTTCTTCCAGCAAGTCGACGTGCCAGCCCTGTGCGGCGCGATCCGTGACTGGACGATCGCTCAAATCCCAGGTGGCGCAGCAGATCTCGATCAGCTGGTGTGTGACGGCAAAACCCTGAGGGGTTCGATAGAGCCCACGGCCGGCGGGGGCTCCGCGTTCATTGCTCAGGTCACGCTGTATTCAGCCGCCCTGGGCGTGGCGATCAGCCAGGCTTGCTACGCCACCGGCGAAAACCACGAGCGGGCGGTGCTGCGCCAACTGCTCGGCGAGCTGGATCTCGAGGGCGTGCTGATCCAGGCTGACGCGCTCCATACCCAGCGTCCGTTTTTCGGCAACTCCAGGAGCAGGGGGCCGACTTCCTCCTGA
- the psbA gene encoding photosystem II q(b) protein, with protein sequence MTATLQQRSGASGWQQFCEWVTSTNNRLYVGWFGVLMIPCLLAATICFVIAFIAAPPVDIDGIREPVAGSLMYGNNIISGAVVPSSNAIGLHFYPIWEAASLDEWLYNGGPYQLVVFHFLIGVYAYMGREWELSYRLGMRPWICVAYSAPVAAASAVFLVYPFGQGSFSDGMPLGISGTFNYMLVFQAEHNILMHPFHMLGVAGVFGGSLFSAMHGSLVTSSLVRETTESESQNYGYKFGQEEETYNIVAAHGYFGRLIFQYASFNNSRSLHFFLAAWPVIGIWFTALGVSTMAFNLNGFNFNQSILDSQGRVLNTWADILNRAGLGMEVMHERNAHNFPLDLAAAEATPVALTAPVIG encoded by the coding sequence ATGACCGCCACTCTCCAGCAGCGCTCCGGCGCTTCCGGTTGGCAGCAGTTCTGCGAGTGGGTCACCTCCACCAACAACCGCCTTTACGTGGGCTGGTTCGGCGTGCTGATGATCCCCTGCCTGCTGGCCGCCACCATCTGCTTCGTGATCGCCTTCATCGCTGCTCCCCCTGTGGACATCGATGGCATCCGTGAGCCCGTTGCCGGCTCGCTGATGTACGGCAACAACATCATCTCCGGCGCCGTTGTTCCTTCGAGCAACGCCATCGGCCTGCACTTCTATCCCATCTGGGAAGCCGCCAGCCTCGACGAGTGGCTGTACAACGGCGGTCCTTACCAGCTGGTGGTGTTCCACTTCCTGATCGGCGTCTACGCCTACATGGGTCGTGAGTGGGAACTCTCCTACCGCCTGGGCATGCGCCCCTGGATCTGCGTTGCCTACAGCGCCCCTGTGGCCGCTGCTTCGGCTGTGTTCCTGGTGTATCCCTTCGGTCAGGGCTCCTTCTCCGACGGCATGCCCCTCGGCATCAGCGGCACCTTCAACTACATGCTGGTGTTCCAGGCTGAGCACAACATCCTGATGCACCCCTTCCACATGCTGGGTGTGGCCGGTGTGTTCGGCGGCAGCCTGTTCTCCGCCATGCACGGTTCGCTGGTGACCTCCAGCCTGGTGCGTGAAACCACCGAGTCTGAGTCCCAGAACTACGGTTACAAGTTCGGCCAGGAGGAAGAGACCTACAACATCGTGGCTGCCCACGGTTACTTCGGTCGCCTGATCTTCCAATACGCCTCGTTCAACAACAGCCGCAGCCTGCACTTCTTCCTGGCTGCCTGGCCTGTGATCGGCATCTGGTTCACTGCCCTGGGCGTGAGCACGATGGCCTTCAACCTGAACGGCTTCAACTTCAACCAGTCGATCCTTGATTCGCAGGGTCGTGTGCTGAACACCTGGGCGGACATCCTGAACCGCGCTGGTCTGGGCATGGAAGTGATGCACGAGCGCAACGCTCACAACTTCCCGCTCGACCTGGCTGCTGCTGAGGCCACGCCTGTGGCGCTGACCGCTCCGGTCATCGGCTGA
- a CDS encoding class I SAM-dependent methyltransferase — MESNTLEDAAARSAAGPAATRNLSPESLALFERSWQSYHRVVEADLMEHAGLLGALASHLEAFVTCWGPAPLSLADLACGDLTTLEPLLRSLPLAAFTGVDAAATALSLARTRMAGWTVTCHWVQDDLLRWAEQRGERHAVISCLFGLHHLADGDKQRFLEQVEGRLAEGGLLLIGDVFREPGEERPAYLERYVRRIRTQWTGLETALQDHVIDHLTSSDFPAARDAFTAMAQAAGWRIAWIWAGRHCAERLAVLQRAV, encoded by the coding sequence ATGGAGAGCAACACCCTCGAAGACGCCGCCGCCAGGAGCGCAGCCGGCCCAGCCGCCACCCGCAACCTCTCGCCGGAGAGTCTCGCCTTGTTCGAGCGAAGCTGGCAGAGCTACCACCGCGTCGTTGAAGCCGATCTGATGGAGCACGCCGGCCTGCTCGGGGCCCTGGCGAGCCATCTCGAGGCCTTCGTGACCTGCTGGGGCCCGGCGCCGCTCAGCCTGGCGGATCTGGCCTGCGGTGATCTCACCACCCTCGAGCCTCTGCTGCGTTCGCTCCCCCTCGCCGCCTTCACCGGTGTCGATGCGGCCGCCACGGCCCTGTCCCTGGCCCGCACCCGCATGGCCGGCTGGACGGTGACCTGCCATTGGGTGCAGGACGACCTGCTGCGCTGGGCGGAGCAGCGGGGAGAGCGCCATGCCGTGATCAGTTGTCTGTTCGGCCTGCATCACCTCGCCGATGGAGACAAGCAGCGTTTTCTCGAGCAGGTCGAAGGCCGGTTGGCCGAGGGGGGGCTGCTGCTGATCGGTGATGTGTTCCGGGAGCCGGGAGAGGAGCGTCCGGCCTACTTGGAGCGTTATGTGCGCCGCATCCGCACCCAGTGGACAGGGCTGGAGACGGCCCTGCAGGACCATGTGATCGACCACCTGACGAGCAGTGACTTCCCCGCTGCGCGTGACGCGTTCACGGCCATGGCGCAGGCGGCAGGTTGGCGGATTGCTTGGATCTGGGCAGGGCGCCATTGCGCTGAGCGGTTGGCGGTGCTGCAGCGCGCCGTTTGA
- a CDS encoding photosystem II high light acclimation radical SAM protein, with protein MSDHRVLLVRLPCNPIFPIGPIYLADHLHKQFPGLPQRILDLAAVPLLDVQRVLRGEVERFRPTLLVFSWRDIQIYAPVDGRGGNPLQNSFEVFYARNPLRRLRGALGGLRLMGSYYGELYRNLALVRRGLRWARRHHPDARAVIGGGAVSVFYEQLGRRLPAGTVVSVGEGEPLLEKLIRGESLERERCFLAGEAPRPGLIHEQPAGMEKTACDYTYIASIWPQLDWYLDGGDFYVGVQTKRGCPHNCCYCVYTVVEGKAVRVNPVEEVIAEMRQLYARGVRGFWFTDAQFIPARRYIEDAKALLRAIQAEGWNDIRWAAYIRADNLDAELAELMVATGMEYFEIGITSGSQELVRKMRMGYNLRTVLESCRMLARAGFRHHVSVNYSFNVIDERPETIRQTVAYHRELERIFGADKVEPAIFFIGLQPHTHLEQYGFDQGLIKPGYNPMSMMPWTARQLLWNPEPMGSTFGRLCLEAFERNPADFGRTVMDLLQRDYGLAPLEEALHAPVEGRRALATAVR; from the coding sequence ATGAGTGACCACCGGGTGCTGCTGGTACGCCTGCCCTGCAATCCGATCTTCCCGATCGGCCCGATCTATCTGGCGGATCATCTGCACAAGCAGTTCCCGGGCCTGCCGCAGCGGATCCTCGATCTGGCCGCCGTGCCCTTGCTCGATGTGCAGCGGGTGCTCAGGGGGGAGGTGGAGCGTTTCCGGCCGACCCTGCTGGTGTTCTCCTGGCGCGACATCCAGATCTATGCGCCGGTGGATGGCCGTGGCGGCAATCCGCTGCAGAACTCCTTCGAGGTGTTCTACGCCCGCAATCCGCTGCGGCGACTGCGCGGTGCCCTGGGTGGCCTGCGCCTGATGGGCTCCTATTACGGCGAGCTGTACCGCAACCTGGCCCTGGTGCGACGCGGTCTGCGGTGGGCCCGCCGCCACCACCCGGACGCCCGCGCCGTCATCGGCGGCGGTGCCGTGAGCGTGTTCTATGAACAGCTCGGCCGCAGGCTGCCTGCCGGCACGGTGGTGTCGGTGGGCGAGGGAGAGCCGCTGCTCGAGAAGCTGATCCGCGGTGAGTCGCTGGAGCGGGAGCGCTGCTTCCTCGCCGGTGAGGCTCCCCGGCCGGGGCTGATCCACGAGCAGCCGGCCGGCATGGAGAAGACCGCCTGCGATTACACCTATATCGCCTCGATCTGGCCCCAGCTCGACTGGTATCTCGACGGCGGCGACTTCTATGTGGGCGTGCAGACCAAGCGGGGCTGCCCCCACAACTGCTGTTACTGCGTCTACACCGTGGTGGAGGGCAAGGCGGTGCGCGTCAACCCGGTGGAGGAGGTGATCGCGGAGATGCGGCAGCTCTATGCGCGGGGCGTGCGCGGCTTCTGGTTCACCGATGCCCAGTTCATTCCCGCGCGCCGCTACATCGAGGACGCCAAGGCGCTGCTGCGGGCGATCCAGGCCGAGGGTTGGAATGACATCCGCTGGGCGGCCTACATCCGCGCCGACAACCTCGATGCCGAGCTCGCCGAGCTGATGGTGGCCACGGGTATGGAGTATTTCGAGATCGGCATCACCTCCGGCTCCCAGGAGCTGGTGCGCAAGATGCGCATGGGCTACAACCTGCGCACCGTGCTCGAAAGCTGCCGGATGCTGGCGCGAGCGGGCTTCCGCCACCACGTGTCGGTGAACTACTCCTTCAACGTCATCGACGAGCGGCCCGAGACGATCCGCCAGACGGTGGCCTATCACCGTGAGCTCGAGCGCATCTTCGGGGCCGACAAGGTGGAGCCGGCGATCTTCTTCATCGGCCTGCAGCCCCACACCCATCTGGAGCAGTACGGCTTCGATCAGGGCCTGATCAAGCCGGGCTACAACCCGATGAGCATGATGCCCTGGACCGCCCGCCAGCTGCTCTGGAACCCCGAACCGATGGGCAGCACCTTCGGTCGCCTCTGTCTGGAGGCCTTCGAGCGCAACCCCGCCGATTTCGGCCGTACGGTGATGGATCTCCTGCAGCGCGACTACGGCCTGGCACCGCTGGAGGAGGCCCTGCATGCCCCGGTCGAGGGCCGCCGCGCCCTGGCCACGGCTGTTCGCTAA
- the dctP gene encoding TRAP transporter substrate-binding protein DctP has product MLIAGLITAFAVAWRQFAAIPLLVIGQPRTVGLLQRDQEEPFFRNLAATTGLPLKITYVTTDTFGLKDTHQLDALRDGRIDIASLRFMQNIAKEASLERIDLPGRIPDFNKARQVVRAYSPTVDRHLQQAFGAKLLGIWSFGPQVMVCRESIRRLTDIQGRKVRVASPGLAQLINAVGGIPAILSFEDTQAALAQGIVDCAVTSAASASYAGWTRFSQYYYPLAFQFGFNGYAMSLKRWHSLSADEQQRLGDAFQARADSKSVPVSLAGAVSMG; this is encoded by the coding sequence GTGCTGATCGCGGGCCTGATCACGGCCTTTGCCGTGGCCTGGCGTCAGTTCGCCGCGATTCCGCTGCTGGTGATCGGACAGCCCCGCACCGTCGGACTGCTGCAACGCGATCAGGAAGAACCCTTCTTCCGGAATCTCGCGGCGACCACGGGATTACCGCTGAAGATCACCTATGTGACAACCGATACGTTCGGGCTCAAGGACACCCATCAACTGGATGCCCTGCGGGATGGACGCATCGACATCGCCTCCTTGCGATTCATGCAGAACATCGCCAAGGAAGCCAGCCTCGAGAGAATCGACCTTCCCGGAAGGATCCCCGATTTCAACAAAGCCAGGCAGGTGGTCCGTGCCTACAGCCCCACGGTGGATCGCCACCTGCAGCAGGCCTTCGGAGCCAAGCTGCTGGGTATCTGGAGCTTCGGTCCACAGGTGATGGTCTGCCGTGAATCGATCCGCAGGCTCACCGACATCCAGGGACGCAAGGTGCGGGTGGCCAGCCCAGGGCTGGCGCAGCTGATCAATGCCGTGGGGGGCATTCCGGCCATTCTTTCCTTCGAGGACACGCAGGCCGCCCTGGCGCAGGGCATCGTGGACTGTGCCGTGACCAGCGCTGCCTCGGCAAGCTATGCGGGCTGGACTCGATTCAGTCAGTACTACTACCCGCTGGCTTTTCAGTTCGGATTCAATGGCTATGCGATGTCCCTGAAGCGATGGCACTCCCTTTCCGCCGATGAGCAACAACGACTGGGCGACGCCTTCCAGGCCAGGGCTGATTCAAAGTCTGTCCCAGTCTCTCTTGCCGGGGCTGTCAGCATGGGTTGA
- a CDS encoding ISAs1 family transposase, translating into MKANQKTLHRQIRSQFQGKRHIPFVADVHEVGHGRDITWRLRAKAAPEHISEAWIGTSWIVEVAASGTRDGKPFQATHLFLTSLRTTPEALLQLVRDRWSIEGWHWIRDTQLDEDAHRYRGNGAGVMATLRTAALNLLRLTGFRSIRAGIQAVMHDMTALLAMVQRRPQPGTG; encoded by the coding sequence GTGAAAGCGAATCAGAAGACGTTGCATCGTCAGATCCGATCTCAGTTCCAGGGAAAGCGGCACATCCCTTTCGTGGCGGACGTTCACGAGGTTGGCCACGGCCGCGACATCACCTGGAGGCTGCGCGCCAAAGCGGCTCCAGAGCACATCAGCGAGGCCTGGATCGGCACCAGCTGGATCGTGGAAGTCGCGGCCAGCGGCACCCGTGACGGCAAGCCATTTCAAGCCACCCATCTGTTTCTGACGAGCCTCCGCACCACGCCAGAAGCCCTGCTGCAACTGGTGCGCGACCGCTGGAGCATTGAGGGCTGGCACTGGATCCGTGACACCCAGCTCGATGAGGACGCCCACCGCTACCGGGGCAATGGTGCTGGGGTAATGGCCACGCTGCGCACCGCCGCCTTGAACCTGCTGCGTCTGACTGGCTTCCGGTCGATCCGGGCTGGCATCCAGGCGGTGATGCACGACATGACGGCGCTGCTGGCAATGGTGCAGCGGCGACCCCAGCCCGGTACTGGCTGA
- the cofG gene encoding 7,8-didemethyl-8-hydroxy-5-deazariboflavin synthase subunit CofG: MVTSGSLSVPDRGRCGGLGAARRCRTVTWSPSVTLVPSRGCFNACGYCSFRRPPDPGDPLADALSDHEARQVLRQRPQAAEVLLLSGEVAPGSPWRSAWFARLLALSRLALAVGRLPHTNAGPLSLREMAALGRLNPSMGLMLEGLGPAYDALHRQAPSKRLATRLGQLEQAGRLGIPFTTGLLLGVGETHADRRRALKLLAELQRRWGHLQEVILQPWRPHGERALLLDDRRCGELLETIVAARRILPAEVHLQLPPNLWPLERLPQALEAGIDDLGGIDVHDVINPAYPQPGIEPLQSLLERAGWQLRPRLCVHPGWQVRLPPVLRRRCEILAERLPALGQA; this comes from the coding sequence ATGGTCACGTCGGGATCCCTGTCCGTGCCCGATCGCGGGCGCTGCGGCGGCCTGGGGGCGGCGCGACGCTGCCGCACGGTCACCTGGAGTCCGAGCGTCACGCTGGTGCCCAGCCGCGGCTGCTTCAACGCCTGCGGCTACTGCTCGTTCCGGCGGCCGCCCGACCCGGGCGATCCCCTGGCGGATGCCCTCAGCGATCACGAGGCGAGGCAGGTGCTGAGGCAACGCCCCCAGGCCGCCGAGGTGCTGCTGCTCAGCGGTGAAGTGGCCCCGGGATCTCCCTGGCGCTCCGCCTGGTTCGCCCGCCTCCTGGCTCTCTCGCGCCTGGCGCTGGCTGTGGGACGCCTGCCCCACACCAACGCCGGACCGCTGTCGCTGCGCGAGATGGCGGCGCTCGGCCGCCTCAACCCTTCGATGGGTCTGATGCTCGAAGGGCTGGGCCCCGCCTACGACGCCCTGCACCGGCAGGCTCCCAGCAAGCGCCTCGCCACGCGGCTGGGCCAGCTCGAGCAGGCCGGGCGGCTCGGGATTCCGTTCACCACCGGCCTGCTGCTGGGGGTGGGCGAAACACACGCCGATCGGCGGCGGGCTCTGAAGCTGCTGGCGGAGTTGCAGCGCCGCTGGGGGCACCTCCAGGAGGTGATCCTGCAGCCCTGGCGGCCGCATGGCGAGAGGGCCCTGCTCCTCGATGATCGTCGCTGCGGCGAGCTGCTGGAGACGATCGTGGCCGCCCGTCGCATCCTGCCGGCTGAGGTGCATCTGCAGCTGCCCCCCAACCTCTGGCCCCTGGAGCGGCTGCCCCAGGCCCTGGAGGCCGGCATCGACGACCTCGGCGGCATCGATGTCCACGATGTGATCAACCCCGCCTACCCCCAGCCCGGCATCGAGCCACTGCAGTCGTTGCTGGAGCGCGCCGGCTGGCAGCTGCGGCCGCGCCTGTGTGTGCACCCGGGGTGGCAGGTGCGACTCCCCCCTGTGCTGCGGCGCCGCTGCGAGATCCTGGCCGAGCGTCTTCCGGCGTTGGGTCAGGCCTGA
- a CDS encoding sensor histidine kinase — MGSKERRAVAIPLQTAGLLSTLIILISAVYEVLAANHLYPTQYFLLALLLGSLAMWAFLEVATISRHHSIQGLKGLQWILAIQIGVLAARHWQDFDPQLIEASSALRRARPDLSQAWFFLPVYLLLFLAISRSLIEIFAAAERERANQLQQQMLILSQTKADLEASEARYRSFFNLPLVGTAITDIEQRWVAVNDKTISLLGYGREELFSRTWMELTHPDDLAQEMALFTRMQRNEIHGYQIEKRFIRKDGSIVHTLMAGGKGLRNGSTPDWFHMNIIDISDRKLVEAKLNKAQQRETAIAQQQRSQLEQKLKTSLTASAVVHEIQQPLACILLNCRLAEASVRQLPEATIPAALRNQLSQLTANGDQVTATMERVRMLLRNVETQPAPLDLTINIESSLIYLQQALQENQIQLICHGLHQPCPLMGDGAQLQSAVVNLIRNAIQAMEQQPPCSRKLLLRLDDRSDHVVIQVADSGPGFPHDYRGTTSWELLRSTKASGMGIGLFLAQTAAINHGGCLRIGRHDELRGAEVIIEIPRRPQVMS, encoded by the coding sequence ATGGGGAGCAAAGAGCGTCGGGCGGTGGCGATCCCCCTGCAGACCGCAGGGCTGCTCTCAACCCTGATCATTCTGATCAGCGCGGTCTATGAGGTGCTGGCCGCCAACCACCTCTATCCCACCCAGTATTTTCTGCTTGCCCTTCTGCTGGGCTCTCTGGCGATGTGGGCCTTCCTTGAGGTGGCCACCATCAGTCGTCATCACAGCATCCAGGGCCTGAAGGGTCTCCAATGGATCCTCGCCATACAAATCGGGGTGCTGGCCGCACGTCACTGGCAGGACTTTGATCCCCAGCTCATCGAAGCGAGCAGCGCGCTCCGCCGCGCGCGCCCTGACCTGAGCCAGGCCTGGTTCTTTCTGCCGGTTTACCTGCTGCTGTTCCTGGCGATCAGTCGCAGTCTGATCGAAATCTTTGCGGCCGCCGAACGCGAACGTGCCAACCAGTTGCAGCAGCAGATGCTGATTCTGAGCCAGACCAAAGCCGACCTGGAAGCGAGCGAAGCCCGTTACCGCAGCTTCTTCAATCTCCCGCTGGTCGGCACCGCCATCACCGACATCGAGCAACGCTGGGTTGCCGTCAATGACAAGACAATCTCCTTGCTTGGCTATGGGCGCGAGGAGCTCTTCAGTCGCACCTGGATGGAACTGACCCATCCAGACGACCTGGCGCAGGAGATGGCATTGTTCACTCGGATGCAGCGCAACGAAATCCACGGATATCAGATCGAAAAGCGCTTCATCCGAAAGGATGGCAGCATCGTTCACACCCTGATGGCCGGTGGCAAGGGTCTCCGAAACGGGTCAACGCCCGACTGGTTTCACATGAACATCATTGACATCAGCGATCGCAAACTGGTCGAGGCCAAACTGAACAAAGCCCAGCAGCGCGAGACAGCGATCGCCCAACAACAACGCAGCCAACTGGAGCAGAAACTGAAGACCAGTCTCACGGCCTCCGCCGTTGTGCATGAAATCCAGCAGCCTCTGGCCTGCATTTTGCTGAACTGTCGACTGGCGGAGGCGAGTGTCAGACAGCTGCCGGAAGCGACCATCCCGGCTGCCCTGCGCAACCAGCTCAGCCAGCTCACCGCCAATGGCGATCAGGTCACAGCCACGATGGAGCGGGTGCGCATGCTGCTTCGCAATGTGGAAACACAACCAGCCCCGCTGGATCTGACCATCAACATCGAGAGCAGCCTGATCTATCTCCAACAGGCTCTCCAGGAGAATCAGATTCAACTGATCTGCCACGGCCTGCACCAGCCCTGTCCGCTGATGGGAGATGGAGCCCAGCTGCAGAGTGCCGTGGTCAATCTGATACGCAATGCCATCCAGGCCATGGAGCAACAACCCCCTTGCAGCAGGAAGCTGCTTCTCAGACTGGACGACCGGAGCGATCACGTGGTCATCCAGGTTGCCGACAGCGGCCCAGGCTTTCCCCACGACTACAGGGGCACCACCAGCTGGGAACTGCTCAGGAGCACCAAGGCCAGCGGCATGGGGATCGGCCTGTTCCTGGCTCAGACCGCTGCCATCAACCACGGCGGCTGCCTGCGCATCGGCCGCCACGACGAACTCAGAGGTGCCGAGGTGATCATTGAGATTCCAAGACGGCCGCAAGTGATGTCGTGA
- a CDS encoding peptidase domain-containing ABC transporter has protein sequence MPRFVCIEQYSEEDCGAACVATIALHYGKRFPLSRVRELVGTGVNGTTLLGLRRGADSLGFNCRAVRAEVKQDIFSDLHKIELPAICHWKGDHWVVLYGVFRNKVVIADPAVGVRWISRQEFLASWTNGVLLLLDPDYLRLNSQPDDPRIRSSYRKIIKYVKPLSGLLLNALLINIVIGIVALGMPILMQLLTDDVLVRRDAGFLSSLAIGMMILLGFRAILDYIQSKMFGYFTERIELNVILLYGRKLFQMPLAYFETHRSGEILSRISDIGRMNEILSFAFVGLPSQFFIAAISLVVMIFYSPSMTLMAVCLFAVIILIDISFLPAIRDKARRVIVKNAQNQGFLVEMFRGAQVLKTTDATPQAWQEYQGNFGAISRLSWQSLNLSVASSTISETLNAIVHLGLLIYGSSFVLSGKLSIGQLLAFNGMSSNVLAFLTDLSNFAAKYINGNLIFGRLSEVLDGKPEEVNPDKKVWIDLPPNAPITCKRVSFSHPGRVELIRGLNLEIPGGMTTALVGESGCGKSTMAKLLAGLCEPQKGIVQFGPYGQKDIALDCLRQQICLVPQDTQFFNRSILDNFKFSYPKVSYDQIVRACEICLAHDFVCELPDGYHTILGEFGANLSGGQKQRLAVARALIADPSILILDESTSAMDPVLEGKFLANLFSHREGCTNVLISHRPNLILQCDWVIYLEKGGIKYQGRPSDMKQRSSLAQFLLKS, from the coding sequence ATGCCGCGCTTCGTGTGCATTGAACAATATTCGGAGGAGGATTGTGGTGCTGCCTGTGTGGCAACCATTGCTCTGCATTACGGCAAGCGGTTTCCCTTGTCGCGTGTGCGGGAGCTTGTGGGTACTGGCGTGAACGGGACCACCCTGCTTGGCCTTCGCCGAGGTGCTGATTCGCTCGGATTTAATTGTCGGGCGGTACGAGCTGAGGTCAAGCAAGATATTTTTTCTGATCTTCATAAAATTGAGCTCCCTGCAATCTGCCATTGGAAAGGAGACCATTGGGTGGTTTTATATGGTGTTTTCCGCAATAAAGTGGTCATCGCTGATCCGGCGGTTGGTGTGCGGTGGATCTCGCGACAAGAGTTTCTTGCCTCCTGGACCAATGGTGTGCTGCTGCTGCTCGACCCCGATTATCTGAGGCTCAACTCGCAGCCCGATGATCCTCGCATTCGTAGTAGCTATCGCAAGATCATCAAATATGTGAAGCCTCTAAGTGGATTGCTCCTCAATGCCCTACTGATCAACATTGTCATCGGCATCGTGGCCCTGGGCATGCCGATCCTCATGCAGCTGCTAACCGACGATGTGTTGGTCAGGAGAGATGCCGGCTTCCTCAGTAGCCTGGCGATCGGCATGATGATCCTACTTGGCTTTCGAGCCATACTTGACTATATTCAGAGCAAGATGTTTGGCTACTTCACCGAACGAATCGAGCTCAATGTGATCTTGCTGTACGGACGCAAGCTATTTCAAATGCCGCTTGCCTACTTTGAAACGCACCGTAGCGGCGAGATTCTTAGTCGCATCAGTGACATCGGGCGCATGAATGAGATTCTTAGCTTTGCGTTCGTTGGACTGCCCAGTCAATTCTTTATTGCCGCGATCTCACTCGTTGTGATGATTTTTTATTCGCCATCAATGACGTTGATGGCAGTCTGCCTTTTTGCTGTAATCATTCTAATCGATATATCGTTTTTGCCTGCAATCCGCGATAAGGCTCGTCGAGTTATTGTTAAGAACGCTCAGAATCAGGGCTTTCTAGTCGAGATGTTTCGAGGAGCTCAAGTGCTTAAGACAACTGACGCTACTCCGCAAGCATGGCAAGAATATCAGGGCAATTTCGGAGCCATATCGCGGTTGAGTTGGCAAAGCCTAAATCTATCTGTGGCCAGCAGTACAATCAGTGAAACATTAAACGCCATCGTTCATCTTGGTCTGCTGATTTATGGCAGCAGCTTTGTTCTGAGCGGCAAGCTGAGCATTGGTCAATTGCTTGCCTTTAATGGGATGAGCTCTAATGTACTTGCTTTCTTGACGGATCTCTCAAACTTTGCGGCAAAGTATATCAATGGAAATCTAATCTTTGGACGCCTTTCCGAGGTGCTGGATGGCAAGCCTGAAGAAGTAAACCCTGACAAAAAGGTTTGGATTGATCTGCCTCCAAATGCTCCAATTACTTGTAAAAGAGTCAGCTTTTCACATCCCGGACGGGTTGAGTTGATCCGTGGACTAAATCTAGAAATCCCGGGTGGAATGACGACGGCGTTGGTCGGTGAATCAGGTTGTGGCAAAAGCACCATGGCTAAGTTGCTGGCAGGTCTATGTGAGCCGCAAAAGGGCATTGTCCAATTTGGTCCTTATGGCCAGAAGGATATCGCCCTCGATTGTTTGCGTCAGCAGATCTGCTTGGTGCCACAAGATACTCAGTTCTTTAATCGATCAATTCTCGATAACTTTAAATTCAGTTATCCAAAAGTCAGCTATGATCAGATCGTCAGAGCCTGCGAGATTTGCTTGGCCCACGATTTTGTTTGCGAGCTCCCCGACGGCTATCATACGATTCTGGGTGAGTTTGGTGCCAACCTTTCGGGGGGGCAAAAGCAGAGATTAGCCGTTGCTAGAGCCCTAATTGCTGATCCATCAATTCTGATCCTGGATGAGTCGACTTCGGCAATGGATCCTGTGCTGGAAGGTAAATTCCTAGCCAATCTATTCTCCCATCGTGAGGGGTGTACCAATGTTTTGATCAGCCATCGTCCTAACCTAATTCTGCAATGTGATTGGGTCATTTATCTTGAGAAAGGAGGTATTAAATATCAAGGCAGACCAAGTGATATGAAACAACGATCTTCCCTGGCTCAATTTCTGCTCAAATCATGA